TCACCCGCGCCATAAAACGGGCATACACATCGCCTCCTGTTTTTGCGAATGTCTCGGCAGCGTAGAGACTATCGTAAGCAGCATAGGGATAATCGCGCCGCGCATCGCTTGTGAGGCCGAGCGCCTTTGCGGCAATTCCGACGACGCCATGCTCTCTGGCAATCTCCAGCGGCAGCGTGCCGGTCGTTTCCAGGCGATTGAGCAGCGAGGCGCTGTTTTGGGCAACCGCCATTATTTCGGAGAAATCCTTCCTGATTTTTCCCAGCTCATCAACTAACTGAAGGGACGTTTCCAAGGCAATATCTTTTGCAACTCCGCCCACGGCGTTTACCCCCCGCAGAAATCTGCTGCCGGTCAGCCGTTCGTTTATTTGCATGATCATCTCCCGCAGGCGCGAGCCCTGCGAGCCGCCGAAACTAAAACCGGCGTCGAGCATGATTGCGCCGAGATCGCCCAGATGGTTGGCCAGCCTTTCCAATTCTGCATAGATTACGCGTAAATGCCGCGCCCGTTCCGAAACCGCAACATCGGCCAGTTCTTCCAGCGCCTGGCAAAAGGCCAGAGAGTGGCTAAAGGAGCTGTCGCCGGAAATTTTTTCCGAGAGGCGGATTTTGTCTTTTAGAGGCAGTTCTTCAAAGAGTTTTTCGCTGCCCTTGTGGGTGTAGCCGAGGCGGGGTTCGAGCAGGACGATCTCCTCGCCGGCAACACTGAAGCGGAAATGGCCCGGTTCGATGATGCCGGCATGGATGGGGCCTACCGGTATTTCGTAGATTCCTTCGCCCGCTACCTGTTGAAACGGATAGACGCCATGCGCCGTTTCCGGCCGGGTCTGCCAGTTAAAATCCTTGCGCAGCGGAAAAATGTTCGCAGGCCAGTTCTCATGCAGAATCAGCGGCAGCGGATGGGGATGTCCGACCGGCCGCAAGCCAAAAAAGGTCTGAATCAGCCTTTCATACTCCCATGTTTCATGAATTGCCGGGGCAAGTGAGGGAAATTCTTCCGTGTCGGCAAGGCAGATATAGGGGGCGACAAAACGGTTTTCTCCAGGAACTCCGAAGACATACCATATTTTGAAGGCGCCCTGTTCCTTTCTTTCGTCGGTCGCGGCAATGAGCAGCAACGGCAGCCGTTTATCCTGATGGAAATAAAGCGCGACTTTTTTTATTTCGGAGGGGCTGACGGCAAAAACCGTCAGACGTCCATGACGTTCGGTTTGATACCCTGCGGGAATAATAATGTCATTAGTTTGTGATTTCATAACGAATATTTCCCTACGGCCTGCGTTATCAGTTCAGAAAGAAACGGCGGCAGATAAAAACTAAGCGCCAGAGCCGCGGCTAAAAGCAGCAAGGGCGGAGCAATGAGCAGGCGATTGATTTCCCCAACCGACATCTCTGAAGGCTTTTCGCCGAACATCATTGCGATAACCTGCCTGAAAAAACCAATGAAAACCAGCGCGAAGGCGAAAAGGGCGATTAGCCCGGCGAAGAGATTCGTCCCGATGGCAGCGGAAAGGACATACACCTTTGTAAAGAAGATTCCAAACGGCGGCGTGCCGGTAACGGCAAAAAATCCGGCCAGAAATAAACCCGCAGATACCGGCAGGGCGGAAATTACCCCTCGGATATTGGCGATTTTGGTGGAGCTGTATTTCAGGAAAATGTTTCCGGCTAAAAAAAACAGGGCCGGTTTCACCAGGGCGTGATAGATCATGTGGAGAATTGCGGCAAAAACCCCGATTCCTCCCACGCCGAAACCGAGCGCCACAATTCCCATGTTTTCGATACTCGAATATGCCAGCAGCCTTTTATAATTTTGCTGGGTCAGCATAATCAGGGCGGCGATGATGATAGAAACGAGGCCGAACACGACAAGCAGCCCCTCGGAAAAGGCCTGTCCGGCAACCGCGTCAGTAAGCATTTTGAAGCGCAGGACGGCAAAGAGGGCGATATTCAGAAGCACGCCCGAGAGGAGGGCGCTGATCGGCGCCGGCGCCTTGCTGTGGGCGTCGGGAAGCCAGGTGTGCATCGGCGCGAAGCCGACCTTGGTGCCATAACCGATCAGAACAAAAATAAAGGCAATTTTGGCGATAAGCGGATTAAGATTAGTCGCGTTTGCTTTTAAAATGTCCCAACTTATCAGGCCATTTCCACCAGTTGAGTGTACCGAAGTAAAATATAGAAGCGTTCCGAAAAATCCCAGAAGCAGGCCGGTGGAATTGATGATCAAATATTTCCAGGCGGCTTCGAGGGCGGTCGGCTTGTCATAGAAGCTGATCAGAAAGACGGTGGAGAGCGTCGTCGATTCAATTGCGATCCACATCAGAATAGGATTTTTGACCATGACCGCAAAAAACATCGCCAACAGAAAAAGGTTGAACAGGATGAAATATTGCCTGACGCGGTGAAACCCGATGATCCCCTTGGTCATCTCCGCGCGGAGGTAAAATATGGAATAGAACGCCGCGGCCAAACCGACCGCTCCGATCAAGAGGGCAATGATCGCCCCCAGCGAATCTACGGAAAAAAACAGGGCGAAAGCGGCGGGCTGTTGGACGGAGACGTCAAGCGCCAGACTGATGGCCGCAATAAAAGCGACTGCGGAAGCGCCGAGGGAGACGCACTCGATCGCCCGGAGACTCTTGAGAAGCAGGCACGCCAGGGCGGCGAGCGACAAAATCGATATGATGATAATAGGTTCCATTGACTATTCTTTCAAACTCTTCATTCCCGCCGTTTCCAGCGTTCCAAAATGACGGTAAATCATCGAGGAAAAAACGGCGGTAATAATCAGCCAGACCAGGATATTGAACATGATGCCAAGTTGCAGCACGGGCGATTGTTCGAGCCCGGCGAATAAACCAAATTCCACGATGGCGTTTTCCAGCGAAAGCACACCGATGATCTGCGATAATATCCCCTTGCGGTTGATCATCAATAAAAGCGAGATCATGATCCCGGCGATGCTGAGCGACAGCAGGGCGCTGTTTCCAGGGACAATTGTCGTCAGCGGTGCAAACAGCCGGCTGTGCGCGAAGGTGCTCAGCGCCGCGACCACAATCAAGGTCAGCGGCAAATTCAGGTAAGCAGAAGAGGACAAGCCCGTTTCGTACTTTTTAATAAAGCCGGTAAAAAATCGGAGCGCCAGAAAAACCTTGATGGCCGCAACGAGGATAACGATAAAGAGCATCGCCAGGGATTTTGTTTCTAAAAACGAGCGGAACAGCAGCAGCACGATTGCCGACGACTGAATGCCGTAAACGGTGACGATGATAATGTTTCTCTTGACGATATGCGAGAAGATAATCGTCAGAAAAATCGTTACTGCCAGAAAGTGTGGGGATAACAGTTCCATTTTATTTAATTAACCCGATTGCGACAATATTAAGTATGAAAGAGACGATAAGCAGGTCCGGCAGGCGGAAGAAGCGGAACTTGGCGATGCCGGACTCGATAAAGGCAATTGCAAAACAGAATGCCGATAGTTTGAGAGTGAAAACGGCGACGGCAACGGCCAGAGCGCCCAAAGAAAACTCGTGCATCAGCCCCCAGGGAGAAAATAAATTAGCGCCCAGCGTCATGAAAATAAACAATTTGTTGGCTGCGGCCCACTCCATCAGCGCCAACCGCCTGCCGGAATATTCCAAAATCATCGCTTCATGAATCATCGTCAGTTCGAGGTGGGTTGCCGGGTTGTCAAAGGGATACCGTCCGCTTTCGGCCAGCAATACAATAAAATATCCCAGGCCGGCCAGAATGATCGGCTGCAGGGAAGTGATATTGGCGACAAGTACGGAATCGGCAATTGTAAAGAGGTTTGTGCTGCCGCTCACCAAGGCGAGAATAAAAAACGAAAAGATCAACCCCCCTTCCGCGAGCGCCGAAACGGTCATTTCGCGGCTGGCGGCGAATCCGCCGAACGCGCTGCCGGTATCGAGCCCGGCCAGAGCCAGGAAAAACGTCCCAATTGCAAGCAGATATACGACTGTAAGCAAATCTCCAAGGGGGGCGGTAAAGGTATTCATGTTGAATATCGGGATAAAGGCGCCGACAATGAGCGTGACTGCGAAGATGATATAGGGCGCGATGCGGAAAATCCAGGAGGCGTCTTGGCTGATCACCTCATCCTTGTGAAAAAGCTTCCATAAGTCCCGGTACGGCTGAAGCACGCCCGCCCCCTGGCGATTTTGCATTTTCGCCTTGATTTTCCTGATGACGCCGATTACGAGCGGCGACAGCAGCGGAACAAACAGAGGTTGCAGTATGTCAAAAATTATATTCATAGTTCAAAGTGAAAAAAATAAAACGCCGAGCAGCGCGATTAATATGTAGAGGATATACATGTTGATCAAGCCGCTCTGCACCTTTTTGGCGTAGAGCGAAAATTTGAGGACAAAAACCTGCGCCGGTTCATAGAGATATTTCTCGTAGATGTCATTCATGCCCAGCCTGATCATCCTCGACTTCGGCAGATAGCGCGACTCCCCATCCCGATATTCAACCGCCTT
The sequence above is drawn from the Syntrophales bacterium genome and encodes:
- a CDS encoding NADH-quinone oxidoreductase subunit C, which codes for MKSQTNDIIIPAGYQTERHGRLTVFAVSPSEIKKVALYFHQDKRLPLLLIAATDERKEQGAFKIWYVFGVPGENRFVAPYICLADTEEFPSLAPAIHETWEYERLIQTFFGLRPVGHPHPLPLILHENWPANIFPLRKDFNWQTRPETAHGVYPFQQVAGEGIYEIPVGPIHAGIIEPGHFRFSVAGEEIVLLEPRLGYTHKGSEKLFEELPLKDKIRLSEKISGDSSFSHSLAFCQALEELADVAVSERARHLRVIYAELERLANHLGDLGAIMLDAGFSFGGSQGSRLREMIMQINERLTGSRFLRGVNAVGGVAKDIALETSLQLVDELGKIRKDFSEIMAVAQNSASLLNRLETTGTLPLEIAREHGVVGIAAKALGLTSDARRDYPYAAYDSLYAAETFAKTGGDVYARFMARV
- a CDS encoding NADH-quinone oxidoreductase subunit H, encoding MNIIFDILQPLFVPLLSPLVIGVIRKIKAKMQNRQGAGVLQPYRDLWKLFHKDEVISQDASWIFRIAPYIIFAVTLIVGAFIPIFNMNTFTAPLGDLLTVVYLLAIGTFFLALAGLDTGSAFGGFAASREMTVSALAEGGLIFSFFILALVSGSTNLFTIADSVLVANITSLQPIILAGLGYFIVLLAESGRYPFDNPATHLELTMIHEAMILEYSGRRLALMEWAAANKLFIFMTLGANLFSPWGLMHEFSLGALAVAVAVFTLKLSAFCFAIAFIESGIAKFRFFRLPDLLIVSFILNIVAIGLIK